In Acanthopagrus latus isolate v.2019 chromosome 6, fAcaLat1.1, whole genome shotgun sequence, the genomic window ACTAACTGTGAGCAAATAAACTAATAAGCACTTGTAGTACCTGCTGCATGCTTCTGTGCGTGAAGGCATCTACTGTTGACAACATATAAAGTCATACAGGACCATAAAGTAATCCTAACCTTAAAATCACGGAAGGAAATAACAAGGAAATGTCTCAATGTCACCGTGAAGAAACTTGGTTAAAACTGTAGTATGAATCACACGGCAGACTAAATGTTTAGAAGAGCTTTTTAGGACTCTGGAAATACTTTTAACACTGCTGTGGGTGTGGTTAACCAAGTTCATAGAgtttacatttaacaaaaactAATTAAGTTAATATAATTGTAAAATATGAGTCATAATCTTAGAGCCATGTCAAACATCTGGagtcagcaggagcagctgtgGTGTTGATACAAGGCGGAGGAACAATTACATAATCAACTTAACGTGggacaaatacacaaaaactgcaaaaatcacatttattagCGTGATATTCTTACTTAAAAACATTACTTATGTTATTCTAGTTTGTTTAACGTGTTTAATTTTGGCTGATTTTGTCCCAAAGTCAGTGAACGAGCCACAGTTTTGCAGTTTTACAGATTTATTATTAGTTGAGTGTTGAGCAAGTGTAGCTAAAACTTTAGTTTACTGACTGGTAGTTTGATAACTTTGCCGTCTGGTTGTGTTGTCACAAACAACGAGTCTGCCGACATTTAAAAATGGAGACCTTCGCTCAGGTGAGGCTGTCAACTGCCAActttcctgttcctgctctgTGGTTAGCCTGCGGGCTAACTCactaaactaactaactaactaactagcGGTTTGACAAAAACACGTCAAAATCAACGTTCgggagcttttttttgtttgtttctcacctCGTTTGTTTTTCGTGCCGTTCTTCTTCGCCGTCATGAGCTCCTGGTCGATTTTCTTCTCGAGAAAGTCCTGTTTTTTGGCCAACATCTCCTCGGTTTCTCTGAGTTTCTGGATAGCCTCCTGGGCTGTCGGCCCCTTCCCACCCTTACCCCCGCTGCCGAATAACTTACCGAATATCGACATTTTGTTAGTAAATGTAAACACGTGCGACTGCGTGGACCCGTACAGAACCCGCCCGGGACTTTGTGAGACCGAACAAGTGCTCGTTAAACCGCCCCGCTGTCCTTCTCGTCAACTAACCGTCGCCGAGCCGGAAGGtttctgctgccgctgctgttgttgttgtttctcttcttccGCCTTCCTCCCCCCGCCCCTCCCCTCCGCACAGGCCTCGTGATGTCATTACGTCAGCGCGGTAACGTGAGTCATGCGTGAGGCGTTCAGGGGAAACTTCCCTAAAAGAGAACCGTGTCaaaggtttattattattattattattattagtcaATTGTGGCTATTTTTAGCAGCTGTTTACATACATGACTGATTAATATTTATGAATATCgattttatatatttcacattcacactaaTGACGTGTTATTATTAATACCATATAAGGGCAACATAAAAACGCATTGCCATAATCTATgattattataaattattacTAGTAGTATTAGAGTCGTACCTGTTTACACTGTACTACGTCCTGATGTGCTATATTggctatttatttttttttgattgattgattggacCCAACACTCTTCCATAAGTGGGTCAACAATATAAGActcaatgtgtttgtgtgccattTTGGCGGCCATGTTGAGAATAATATGTATGTCatacattgttttgtattttggtcCACACAGGAACAATTTTCACTTCtgctctctttttattttttactttttgatgacttgaaagcaaataaattaataataattaataaaactCAACCACACGTGAATGTGCAAATATGCTGTTGAAGCATATCAGATATTTTCTGAAGTGAAATACAAAGACAATACTTAGATGTAAAGCGTGTCGTCCGCAGTAAATATATATTCCTGACAGCCAGAGTTTATAAGAATCAAAGCTTCAGAGACACACATATTAATGTTTTAAGATATGTATAATCTTGAGGttgatttcatttgtgtttatttaacacCACATCCTCGCAGCTCCCTCTGTTACTTTCCACCCACGTTCAATACTGAGTCAATGATTAGCCGAGAGACAACTTGGAGCGGCTTCAGCTGCAGGAGTCCAGAGGCCAGCCCAGCTCCTTGAGAAAACTACGCCTCCCATGATGCAACGTGTTGGACTTTTCCAGCTGAAGATCTGGGTGAGCTGAACGCCAACCAATGAAGGCCTGGGTCGTCTTTGGAACTGAGGGAGAGGGGCCgacctggaggagagacacatcAAATgagtgaaggaaggaaggaaggaaggaaggaaggaaggaaggaagggaggaaaatAGGTATCATACATGTATGATTTTTTCTGGAGGGGTTGGAGGTCGTGCAGCCTGGTGATGGGGAagcttctttctttcctcctccttgaGCCTTAAACTCTCCTGCTCGTACTGAAATATAAGATAACAGTGTGTTCTTGTGTGGATGGAGGACAAAAGTGTCTTGTAATAAAGTTGTTGTGACAAGTTTTAAACACTAGAGGGcagcgtttgtgtttgtgtttgcataaTTACCTCCTTGTAGGTCTCCTCCAGGAAGCCCCACTTGTTGGGCCAGTCTTTAGCCAAATGCTTCTCTGCATTCACATGAGctttcctacacacacacacacacacacacacacacacacacacaccatcatcatcatctggatCCAATCAAACAGCTAAAAaccctaaaaataaataataatctaCAGCAATTTACATGTTACCTAAAGATACTTTACAATAATATAAAATCAAACagtgcacacagaaaaaaaaaacatacatgaagctgcatgtaatctgatacgactgcctccagtgatgtcactcagtgacggagttgcattgtgggtaatgttggcgACAGGTGTATGAAAAGGAAGAAGCAATGCATGCATTAAAATGGTTTCATCTTTGGAAGAGCATTACCTACAACCTAGCCAgcagactgtttttgtttttttgtttttttttaaatctggtgcctacattacccacaatgcaacatgacatcactgcagcttcatctggagccacagagCTTTATGCCGTCTTCTCAGACATGCAGCAGTTCCCCCCCAAgatcctgcaaacacactttaaatccATAAAAAAGCTGACAGCCAAAATGTATCTGTAGTTTCAACTGaattaaaaagatttatttcaCATCAGAACAAGAAATCTTTCTCCCATTAGTACAATATACCTCACAATTTAATTTTACTGCAAACTTTTCTTACTGAAGGACATATTTTACTCTCTAAACTTTCCAGTTAGTCCACGATATATTTtcaagaagagaagaaaaaggcacatatagagagagagtaaaaaactaataataatgcaataaaaaacCTTGACAACAGGAAGACGGgcacatgttgttttcttttataaacaAGAAAACCATCAGAAAGTATCCAGAAGTTACTTCAAAGACCCAGtcaacaaaaataacttttctcTGGCTGTTTCAGCCTCTTTCACACAGAATgactgacataaaaaaacacacacacaaacgaaacacaacacagagaaaaaacaggtTAAAGCGAAGCAGATTTACCAGATTTCATCCTGATGCACAAAGTTTGTGGGTTCAGATGTTCGCTGTGCATCCGCCATCTGTCCtgaccagagtgtgtgtgtgtctgtgtgtatctgtgtttgtctgtgtgtgtgtgtgtgtgtgtgtgtgtgtgtgtggtttctttctctGAGCCCGGCTAATGTTTCACCTGTGTGTAAGTCACACTGACAGACCTGTTTACCGTCGTCATGGAGACGGCGTTCCCGGACACCTTCTCTCCGTCCTGAGTGCGTAACCATGGCGACGGTGGGATGGAGGCACCGGAGGGTCACGACGAGCATCCGTCATTCTGTTCTCACCGAACTCGGtcacattttctccactttCTTCTTCATGTAACCGGCACAAAAACacgactcttcatcacatttcttaccagaaaaacaaaaaaaaacaaaaaacgtttgtcataaaatacataaaaaactCCCCGCCACGGTCAGACCTCcggaccgagacttcagtgaacttttccccagaaaacagcctccgtccccggCAAGTGAGAGAGTCACacagcgtccagtttactgatgactTTTACGTAATTTACATAATTTAGCGTGACAAACGCAACTCCAGGGTGGAGCCCTGACATGCGCTTTCATCCCTGTTATAAACTTTTTTATCTGTGAACTTTCGATACGGGCTGAGAAAAGAGTTGAAATCACCACCCTGCGTGAGTaaacatgatgatgtcagtgctgcagctctggactGGATGCATtttatcacacagacacaaggtGGCAGTCTAACCAAGGACTCCAGGTTTCACAGGAGCGTCAGAGTCCAGTTTTGACTGCAGCTCTGATCTGTCTCTgattggaaaaacacaaaatgaaggATTTGCTGTTGACTTGTGTCACCTCACGTCTCTGAGATCATGTCGAAAGAAGGGAAACTCATTTCCATTTACGGGtataacaacaaaatatgtaaactcAACATATGAAGGATCGAGAGTGATGGAACGAGAGAGGGAATGAGGATGAACAGGTCGGCTACCTGATCCTGAAGAGAGACGAAAACACAATCTAGAGCTCAGAACGACGgtccaaacacacagtcagaaccAGCCGGACGTCACGATAAACACCAGTAGACGAGATAACAGCTTCTCCCTCCGACACATCAGACGTCTGACGATCCTCAGTTGACTTTTCTTCTGAATGATCGTCTGATTTTTAAGTCTCCTtgatgaaacaacaaacacctCGATTACAAAACACtgtgcaaaatgaaacaggaaagatgaatttgtgtgttttgacagcacaaacacacgctgctCGATTCCTTTGTTCTTAACCTTCATAATGAACATGTCATGGCTTCTTTACTTCAAAACGAAGTCTTTAAAATAgttatattttctgtaatatGAGCGATATTCTGCATATTGGATCAGTTTGATCCTAATCCAATAACtttaaaaggtccagtgtgtaggatttaggtGGGATCTGTtggcagaaatgtaataaaatagtcataattgtattttcattgGCCCTCCATGTTTTTATTGAGGGGAAGGTGAggcgaggggtgttcagttgttcagctgcagcatgttgttaaatcctacacactgtatctttaaaaatactgtgttataaatgtaattatatATCTTCAGAGGCCACCAGTTGTCTGTAGGACACGATCCCTGTGAGGACAGAGGGTCTCCCCGTCACGTATTGTTATCAGGCTCATGAACGTCTTTACGTCAGAGCACTTGGAACTTTAACCcgcagctgctgtttgctgtagAGTTTGAATCAGTTCGGACCGACACTGCTGTCGTCACTCCAGCGCCACGAGGAGCGGACTCTACTGGACTCTAGAGGACTCTAGTGGACTCTAGAGGACTCTGGTGGACTCTAGTGGACTCTAGAGGACTCTAGTGGACTCTAGAGGACTCTGGTGGACTCTACTGGACTCTAGAGGACTCTGGTGGACTCTAGTGGACTCTAGAGGACTCTAGTGGACTCTAGAGGACTCTAGAGGACTCTACTGGACTCTAGAGGACTCTGGTGGACTCTAGAGGACTCTGGTGGACTCTAGTGGACTCTGGTGGACTCTAGTGGACCTCAGTGGGCTTTAAGTTTAGTTTGGTTGAAGTctttgtcctgctgtgtgtcatTACACTACAGAGACAGTTGATGGGACCCACACAAAACTCtccagctgaaacaaaaacctctaaaacaAAACTGATCCAGCTTCTTAAACATGAATCTTTGCTGGATTTCTCAGTATTTTAGAATCAGTCACTGAATTTCTGTGTGCTGGTTGCAGAAAGTTAACGATCTGAAGACGACACCAGGCTCGTTCTTGAGGATTTAACTGGCTGATTAACTCACATTGACAATAatctaaacaaacatttacttcctcctgctgcagttCATCGCTTCTCCTCTCAGGACCGTCGATCACTTCGAGGCTTTTTTATGAACTTACAGCCGACTGCCTGTCTGTACGTCAAACGCCCACCATGTGTTATCTGGactttattatttcttttacaGATACAACCGATCAAACTCTTTTCTTCCGCCGACCATAAACCAGTCGTATACAGTCAGATTAGCTCCAGGTATGATATAGATTGCGTACTGTATATACTCGGTTTATGAGTCGAAGTATCTGAGCCTTGAACTGGAGggacaagtgaagtgaaaacattaaaggggaattccaTCTTTTAGACAAGTCAAAGTTACGTTCAGTGTTGGGAGATTTCCACCGGCGCTTGTAGTCAAACCGAGTCGTGACCGTTTGCATCTGCAGTTTTAGAGCCAAACATGGAAATAAACGCTTTTAAATAACCAAATAACAGAGGAGGtttattgtgaagaatttaTAGGAAATTAAACGTGTTTGCCACCAAATTAATGGAGCTTTGTCTTCGTCTTTTTTCAATATTTGCTGCAGGGAGGATGAGTGTTTACAGACAAATCCTCAAGCAGGTAGAACTGCAAAATCCCTGCAGCGTTGGGCTGATGTGCCGAGTCAAACCGAGCAGAGCCGAGCCAGAgatgtcacagaaacacatcgtTAAATTATTTTTGGCCCCGGGCCGGATGAGGATCCTCGTACGTTTCCTCCAGCCGACCAAAATAATATTGTCTTTGTTCTCACAGTCTCCAAATCAACGATTCTTGTCGACGTCAGTTCTGCGCGGTCACTTATTGAGCAGCGTGATACAAATAATGGTAAGTTTTAATGATGTGAAGTTCAAGGAGTGTctgttacatcacacacacacacacacacacacacacacacacacacacacacacacagctcacaaaataacattatcAGTCGTCGTTGAGCAAGTTACCATTGATGAAAGTAGATCAGTCAGCGTTTCtctatcagtgtttttgtcccAGAAAGCTTGTAAATGGACCAACgcccgaacacacacacacacacacacacacacacacacacacacacacacacacacaccatcaggcTTCGTGTTGCCTCTCGTCTCCTTTAAAATCTACACACAGTCGTCTTCACCGTGTTGGTTTTAGCTGATGAGGAAACGTTCCTGACGCTGCAGGATGGAGGTCTAAATCTGAGAGCtcattgtgtttacagtgaatCACATATATAACTTCTCAATCTGTTGCTTTTACAGGTGAACGTCACAAGTTTCCCCACaatatgacatcacatcagatgCAACAAACATTtagatttgacttttttcttttttactaaaatatcatttcatcatcagttacagacatttaaatagaaaaaaaacaaccgacTGAGtttataataaaaagaaaacagttttcagtaGAAGAGTTCTGTGGGAATTTCAAATAAAGGCGCATCTTAACGATGATGTCGAtatgaatcagtgttttcacttttcatcgATGAATCAATCGTTACACATCTCGTCCAACATCTCCATATTCACCACAACGCTGATTTTAAAATATACGTAAAATATTGGTGTTGTGTTGATATTACACACATTATGATAACATCGTCTGAATAAGATGTTAAGCCTTCTACATCTTTTGTTTACAGACTCTCTCTTCTTTATGATTATAATGTCTTaacaataattatgataataatatgatCCTGAATTTGTTTCTATGTCCCTGCAAAGACCTTAAAATCAGAGTATATGCTGCTGTAACACCGGCTGCTGGATGATTCCCCCCAAAAAGGTctcaaacaaaaactcaaaagtcaaacagtgctgctgtttgtttcctaAATCTCACACTTCTGTTAAGTTGAAGTAGCTGGGGGGGttatttttgaaaaagctgCAGTGGTTTTAGAGTTAGTTGAACATTGTGGAAGCTTGAAGTTTGTGCAACCTGCATTCGTGACACAGGTTTAGAAATGTTTGACCTTCTTACTGCTCGAACAGAGAACAAAGAAATGCTCAGTCAGATCTGCAGGACTCGTTCTGAGTCGCGGCCCGTCGGCACGTTTTGCCTCCCGAAGAGATcaaactgtctctgtttttttaaaaagcttttccTTCGAGGCTCTTTCTGATTACCTAATCTGAGTTGTCACTTTTGTCAGATAGCTGTGAGCCTCCTGCGTCACATcgcaaaaaacaacagatattaAAAAAGGCCCAGAGAGGCAGCGATGCGTTCACATCTCTGTGTGGTAAACACAGTTTCAGCCCTGACACACGAGGACGCTTGATACGGTTCTTCAAagtccttcctgctgctcttaTGTCACAACTGTAACCAGAGTTTTCCTCCGCTGgaagatattttcatttaatacaAAAGGAAATGGCCGCTTCTAGAGACAAGTATCTATTCAGCGCCACTGTTAATGTACAGATGTTAAGATTTGTTTCAAGATTTTTTCATCCTGattgtgtaaaatgttgtgaaaagcaaaaaaactgaGCCGGGTTAAAGATCCGGAGGCGTCTGTGCTTTTACGACTGCTGACAGAGTACAGCACGCTTCACAATAGTTAATACAACACTTGCGTTACATAAGTGCAATTATCATGCAGCGTTTCTCTCCCGTCTGTTCCTCTTCTGCATTATTAAAATCAGACCTATAAAGTTACAACTGGCTGTTTCACCACCACTGAGGTCAAGTTCAGTCACAGTCCCGTCCGCCTGCTCagcatttcagaaaaacaaacctaaaaCGGAGTCTTTTCCCTTTATCGTATGtatgttgattgcacaatatAGTAACAACAAGCATGATTAGTTTCCTGTAAACTTTGATTTTCACTTGTCCAAATCTTCCAGGAACATGaaggcagcctggcaccatctCAGTCTCCATCCCAgactaaatgaacaaatgaactGAACGTTTCGACCCGTGTCGTCGGTATTTGCTGCTCTGAGGAGAAAAACTAAACAATCTTTGCAACAATATTTCAACCTGGAATTGAGGGAAGAGTCGTCTGGTTCTGTTTAATAGAATGAAAAAGACCTACGACTCCTGTTAATGACACTTGTGGGGGTCGAATACGATCATTAATACACTTTTTATGGTGTCAAAATGTACAACTACTGTGCACTCGGCTCAAATGTGACTGAAAGGTGGATCCTCGATTCTGCAAATGCATTTTGGAGaagaatataatatataatataatatttactTGAGTAATAACTCAGGAAAATAAGGCCCCCGGAACACAAACAGTGTGAAGGtttgttgtcctttaaactTAAGTTtgttaatcagttaattaagTTTGTTTAGTTAATGAAGATCTTCCACAAAAGCTACAGCTGAATGTACTTCAACTCAAACTATCAACTCTGCTAACTTGAACTCAACTGCAAACTCACTTTGTTAAATAGTCTGAATACGTCTTTAGtctttgttcacacacacacacacacacacacacacacacagaacgaGCCTCCGTCCATCAGCCAATCACGAGGAGGCCAGCCGAGGCGCTGCCCACGTCACTCTCTGACCCGACGGTGTCGACCTCTGAACTGGCATCATTAAGTAATACGGGTCAAAGTTCAACAGCAGAGACTTTCAGTGGCACTTCAAGTTGTAGTCTGCAACTTTATTTTGGtcatatttgctaaaattgtcattatgatctgacagttaGAGgattcatagaaaaaaaaagtgtggaatgcaccttttttctttttaccaacCAAGAAACCAGAAAGACAGAATCATTGCTGTTTAATTtctgttgcacatttttttatctccttttttattgcagtttgcATGATTTGTGCGAGAGGCGAAACCTTAAATTCATCCACTTCAAACTGGCCTCAGTTGGCAGATGCAGCCGTTCCGTCTCACGCTGCTGTTTCTCGGTCAGGGATGACGGTGGAACTCGCGGTGGATGTtgagctgtctgtctctctgcaggctcCGAGCCGGCTGCCGGCCAGCTATCAGTG contains:
- the LOC119021908 gene encoding uncharacterized protein C20orf85 homolog isoform X2; protein product: MTTVNRKAHVNAEKHLAKDWPNKWGFLEETYKEYEQESLRLKEEERKKLPHHQAARPPTPPEKIIHVGPSPSVPKTTQAFIGWRSAHPDLQLEKSNTLHHGRRSFLKELGWPLDSCS
- the LOC119021908 gene encoding uncharacterized protein C20orf85 homolog isoform X1; amino-acid sequence: MADAQRTSEPTNFVHQDEIWKAHVNAEKHLAKDWPNKWGFLEETYKEYEQESLRLKEEERKKLPHHQAARPPTPPEKIIHVGPSPSVPKTTQAFIGWRSAHPDLQLEKSNTLHHGRRSFLKELGWPLDSCS